CTTAAATTTAGAAGTTAGTACAGGTAAGACTCCGTCAATACTAAACAGAATATAAATATAAGGTGCAGAATAAATAGCTCTGAAGTTTATACTTGGCACGCTTCACATGGTTAACTAGAAAAAATAATAGTTGATTTGATACATAATTTTTATATAACTTGGGGTAAAAGGCAAGATGATCTGGTCTAGAATTAAAATTTCAAAGAATGCAGAAGTAACATAAGCACCTAGAAGAACATTTTTCTATCACAAACAATAAATTAGAATTGGCTTGCATGCAAGGCTTAGAACAAAAATAAAATTGCGCAAGGAAGAGTTATTAGCCAGAATAGTGATTATATTAAAAAGGGTATCTCTCTGATCCTGTATAAGAAACTTGATAATACTAATTAATATTGCTGAACATAGCAATAAAGATATTGGGTTAGCATCATCTGGAATAGTTGAGTATACTAGATCTTTAAACTTAGAAAACGGAAGTATGAGAGCCTCTGTAGAAGAGACGAGTCACTCCAACTAGTACATAGAGTTGTAAGACCATTAAGTTTTATGGATGAATTAAAGGAAGTATGTGACGATATCGAAAGTTTAGAAGAAATGATCGATGTAGAAAGATATCTTGAAAATATCAGAAATATACTTGAAAAATAAggcctcaacaaatatatcaaaaATTAAGTGTATTAATTAAGAGAACCTGTTCAATTGAGAATTGTTGTTGGCAAAACAATTTGATAAatagatgtatatatgtataagaCCAATAAGTTTTATGGATGGATTAAAGGAAGTATGTGATGATATCGAAAGTTTAGAAGAAATGATCGATGTAGAAGGATATCTTGAAAGATATCAGaaatatattttaaaaataagGCCTCAACAAATATGTCAAAAATTAAGTGTATTAATTAAGAGAACCTGCTCAACTGAGAATTGTTGTTGGCAAAACAATTTGATAAATAGATGTATATATGTCTCTTTCTctttatataattaattaatacgTATGGTCTCAAACTTTCATTGGAAAGAATAATTAATCAAtcgctttcttttcttttttttttcacgcTGGCTTTAATTTGCAGTTCTGGCGACTGAGCCCACCATCGATATGAAATGCTATTGCTGCGATAACTGGGAATCTAAGAAGTGTGTGAGCGAGGTGTACCCGTGCGATTGCAGCAAGCTATTCGGATCATCCTAGCTACGTATACGGGCATACGGCCGGACTCTGTCTGTGGCTGCTTCTTAATTCGTTCTCTCTACGTGTTTCAACTTGAGCAGCCTGACTGCGGATATGTATGAATAAATGAATGAATAAATGAGTCGGACTCATTAGCTCTTCCATGAGTAAATGAATGAATGACAAGCCTATGCATGTGTTTCAACTTGAACgattgaatgaatgaatgaataaaTAAAAGAAGGCATGGGCCCATGCATGTGTGAAAACTATGGTTTCCataaaaaaatcataataaagcgATAAGTACCACGATTTTACATTGCTTTAGCTCTTCCATCTGTGAGGCGTGGAAAGCGACTCGTGCAATGAGTTGTCAGCTCATGAGTGGACTCGCCCCACTAGAGAACACAGAACTCCTATGCTATCCTAGAAACATGTGAAGAAGACACTACATCAGAGACAGACCACAATTGCATGTCTCTAATAACTAATTCATTGGTAGAGAATAGATCTTCCAtatttacctttagtcccagccAGAATTGGGCCTAAGACTAAAGGGAGCATTAATCATGGTTTGagccactaaccgggactaaaatcCCGAGCCCAACGGCTAGCGCCGTAGGATTTTGCAGGAggggactttagtcccggttgcatgTCTAATATTATTCTACGAGGTTGTATGGGACGTGGCACCTGCTGGCTGGTCGTCTCCAAGCTCCTCCGTGTAGTCATGGTCCTCCGCAAGCTCCTCCTCTGGGGCTATCCTATAGATGATCAAAGAAGCAACAGAAATCCAAAAGATCCTAATGCACAAAACACAATCCTTTGACGTAGAGCtcaattttagaaaaatttggacacTGGTTTCATATCTTTCTGAGGTCCGATGAATTTACTACGAGTTTCCAAACTTTAAttcattttctaaaaaataaaaagcaGGGGCGAACCAGGGGGTGACAAGTGTCAGGCGGTGATTGGGCAGTTGTGTCAGAGTCACTGACAAGTGCGGTCCAGGGGTCAACAACGACTGACGTGTGGGACTGGGTCAAGGGCCAGTGTTGACCGATCAACAGTCAACGTTGATTGGGCCCTCACTAGGCCTAGCGGGCCGGATCATGGGCTGGTCCGGGCCAGTTCGGCCCGGACACATGTTGGCTTCTCACGAAGCCACATGACGGTCTAGGTATGAAGTGGGCTACGTCTATCGGGCTCACGCACGGTGGACCAGGGCTTCATTGCACCGTGGTCCCATCTCTTGGCTTACGGTGGACCAGGTATACGTGGGGGCTTGCGCGAGGGGTGCATGGTGGACCTGGCGCATGTGAGGATGGACAAGGCGCTCGGCTCCATGCCGGTGCTTTGACGCGAGTCCCCAATTGGACTTCGCCAGCGACGAGCTCGACAAGGGCTTCTATTGCCTCCTAGGGCTCCGTGGTGCTCCAGCGGACATGACAAGGCCAAAAGTGGCAACTTGGTGCTCGGCGCAACCGACCATGGCGGAATACGATGGGTCCGACAAGCAAGGTGGCCTCGGCAGCGCGTGACTAGCGCTGGACAAGGCGTTCATGGCCTCCCGAAGCTTCAAGGCACTCTGGCGAACACGGCTAAGGGGTAAAGGTGGCGCTTTGGGGGTCTACTGGCGTCGGTCGTGGTGATGAAGGCGCAGCAAACACGGCGTCACGGTGGCTCACGTGGCTAGATCTCAAGGTGGCCTTTTTATGCGCAAACGAAGTCATATGTGAGCAATGGAGGGCTACGACGGCGACCATTTAGCATGGTGGAGTCCGCATCGTGGTCGAGGCCACAGCGGCGGTGCTTCGTGAGGTCTCGGCTCCAGTGATCTAGGGGCTATGGTTGGCTAACGGGCAAACCAACTACGTGGCTAGGTGCGTGGTGCTACGTTGTACACCATCAGCCCTTCCTCGACCATCGAGGTGGCCAGTATCAGTTGGAACGCCTTCAGCACGGTGGTGGCAAGGGTGCGTGGTGGCTCTGGCAAGGCAGACGCGGCCGGTGGCTCCTGGGGTCTTTCCTCCTTCAACATCTAGCACAGGATGTGTTGCTTAGTGAGGGAAGCTCGTCATGGTAGGCTCCTTTTTTCTCTATTGGCTTGGTGCGGGTGGAACGACCTCGTCGTGGCCGTGCTTTGGCCATGGCGAGCGTGCTCGGGTGCTTGCGCAAGACACCAGTGTTTCCAAGCATCAGACACTCAGTAAGGCCGCAGCTTGCTGGGTACGTGCGGGTGAGAGTGCTGCGCTCTATGGTGGCCAAAGGCGCAGCCTTTGGGCCTCCCAGGTTGGAAGACCACGTCGGCGACCATGGAGAGCGCATGACGGTGAGCAAAGGGGGCTGGCAAGGTTCACCGTGGGGCTTGGGGCAGTAGAatggcggtgcagtggtgagTCGGTGAAGTGGGGAGGCGAATCAGTGTCGTGCCGAACCACTACGGCGATGAAGACGATCGGGGAGTTGTCCTCGTCTCCGGCAGCGGCTCCACTACAATAGCGGCTCCACAACAGTGCTCTATGGcctctttctcttgccttctcggCCATTCTCTTAGACATGGTGAGTTATTGTGAGGCCACTAGAGGCGGCGGAGTGGGTTAGGTGTTCGTACGGCACGGGGCTTGGCTTTTATAGCCACTGCCCAGCCACGCTGGGCTGTGGAAGGCGGGGAAGGGGAAAGGGCCACATGTAGGGTGATCCAGGGATCTAGGCTAGGGTTTTTGGGTGAGCGAGAAACTCACGCGGGCACTGGCGCTCCAAATTTCGAAAGGCGGCGGTCAAGGGTGGTCGGAGAGGTGACGCCGATGTTGCACGACGGGGCCACGGGGGTGGACGTCATGGCGGCAGCTGGAGCGGGCGAGGAAGGTGCCATGGATCGTGATCGTCGCATTCATCTAGTGGGGGTGTGCTAGGCTGGCGGGGTGCGGATGGCTGAGATGGCCCTAGGCTTCGGTGCTCGCCGGCGAGAAAAGTAGAGGGGAGAAGAAAAGCAAAGGTAGAGGAAAAATAAagaggatgacaagtgggtcccatgGGCCACAAGTCAAGGACCAACAAAGGGAGGGGAACGGGGCGCGGTGGTGGCATATTCGGCGTGGGCGCCTTCAACGGGGCGGGCGCGCGGGCAGGGATGGGCTGGCTGGCCAGATGGGCCGGAAGGCGGGGGCAGGGGCAACGCGGGTAAGCTAGGCCGGCATGGGGCTCGGGCCTCTTTCggttttcttttctatttctatctCCTTTTCTATTTCCTCCTCTATTCTTATTCCTATTCCTTACCACTTATACTTGTATACATGTATTCCATACATGTATACCTCCTCAGTGGAGTCCACCTAGGTCACCTTAGGGGTCTTTTGGGTCTAGCCAGGGCTGGGGCCCACACACACAAGCATTTATCTTAagagtcttttacttgtatgccattaaaaaagatggtctaatcgtctatgtccctaaaaagttcgatctatcgtcagtgtccaagctcgaaaaacttttctCTCTTACGCCATTCTGTCACTAACGGTGTGAAATGTGGGTGGCAAAGGACTTGAATGCCCCTGGAACTTTTGTTTCTCATGTGCCACTGCCTGCTGGGCGGCACCGTCCTGGACCTATCCATCAACGGCCTCACCGGCCACATCCCGGCGTCGCTCGGGAACCTGACGTCGCTGCAGGAGCTTCAGCTCAGCGTGAACAAGGTGTCCGGCCCGATCCCGGCCGAGCTCGCGCGCTGCACCAACCTCACCGACCTCGAGCTCGACAACAACCAGATATCCCTGATGTGCCGCCTGTTCCCTCGAGCTCGCCGCCGACTTCGTGCTGGAGCTTGCCGCCGAGCGCAACCTCCCCGCCAAGCCCTTCCTGCTGGCGCTGGCGTCCAGCGCCAACATCGGCTCCAGCGCGACGCCCATCGGCAACCCGCAGAACCTGGTGATCGCGTTCAACAGCAAGATCCCGTTCCCCAAGTTCCTCCTCGGCATCCTGCCCGCCATGCTCGCCGGCATGGCCGTCAACATGGTGATGCTGCTGTGCATGTACTGGAAGGACCTGGATGGGAGCAGCAGCCCCATCGACGTTGACGGCAAGCGGATGGAGGCCGTCGAGGAGGGTGCCGGGGCCCATGCCGGCGTCGAGCGGAGCCCCAAGCTGCAGCTGGGCAGCACCAACGGCGGCAGCGGGTACATGTCGCCGCTGATGACGGAGAACATCTCCACGAAGCACCCGTGGTTCATGCAGTGCACGGAGGAGCGGCGGAAGCTGTTCCTCAAGAGCTTCGCGTACATCGTGACGGTGGGCATGGTGATCGCCTACATGGTGGGGCTCAACATGTCGTGGACGGCCATCACCACGGCCATCGCCCTGGTGGTCGTCGACTTCCGCGACTCCGAGCCGTGCCTCAACACGGTGTCCTACTCGCTGCTCGTCTTCTTCTCGGGGATGTTCATCACGGTGAGCGGATTCAACAAGACGGGGCTGCCGGTGGCCATGGCGCCCTACTCCAAGGTCAACAGCGTCGGCGGCATCTCCGTGCTGTCCATCATCATCCTCCTGCTCTCCAACCTAGCATCCAACGTCCCAACAGGTACGTACGTATTTATACGTAGCTGCATGCGTGCTATATTAATTGGTTGGCATGCATGTTCCTCAGCACCTGtgctaattaattattaattggtTGGTCCGTACTGCGTGCATGCAGTGCTTCTGATGGGCGGCGAGGTGACCTCGGCGGCGGCGCTGATCTCGCCGGCGGCGGTGGTTCGGTCGTGGCTGCTGCTGGCGTGGGTGAGCACGGTGGCGGGCAACCTGTCACTGCTGGGGTCGGCGGCGAACCTGATCGTGTGCGAGCAGGCTCGGCGGGCGACGCGCAACGCCTACGACCTCACCTTCTGGCAACACATCGTCTTCGGCGTGCCCTCCACCCTCATCGTCACCGCCATCGGCATACCCCTCATCGGAAAGATCAACATCTGACCAACCTCGATcgctcacgtcgtcgtcgtcgtcgtactcTCATCGGTATCATCATCGATCactccggccggccggccgtcggTCGCCGGCCACCGTATCGTCGTCGTCTATCATCACTCTATCTTGATCTGCAGCTAGCAGGTAGCCACGCGATGCATGCGCATGCATGCAGGCATCAACGTAACGCCGGCTCATCGTGTGGTGTATACTTATATTACGACAGAGTATAATTGTACGTACGTACAACGTACAGTGCCCCTTCAGTTCCGTATATGTACGTGGTGTGTATTATATATTATTAATTATGGCTCTTTAAATTAAAGCTAGAATTCACTTTTAGCTTTATTTGCTCGTCATCAATCGGACTATATATTGTGATTTTGGAGCGAGAGGAGTAGCAAGTGCATCTGTGCGTGCATTCAGTGTACTTGTCGTTACATTATTGTATTTACAAACAATACTAGCTACACTCGGTGGCATCGGTAGAAAAGTGTTGGATGGAGGAGGCAGTTTTTTTTAAGGGGCAGTTGGAGCAAGAAACCTAGAAACTTGGAACTAGGTCCTTCGTATATTATCGCATCTCTTTCTCGGTATCTCACTGCCCTTTGTTTAAAAAAGGGGGCAATCATCAGACTACCATTAGTCATGCTCtgaaaataaatcaaattctcaAGTCACTCATCTTAATTACAACATAGATCAACTACACAAGTATCTGCAAATTAAATGCAACACCTTAAAAAGTTCCAGGACGGTGCCGCCCAGCAGGCAGTGGCACATGAGAAACAAAAGTTCCAGGGGCATTCAAGTCCTTTGCCACCCACATTTCACACCGTTAGTGACAGAATGACGTGAGAGAgaaaagttttttgagcttggacactgacgatagatcgaactttttagggacatagacgattagaccatcttttttaatggcatacaagtaaaagactctTATCTTAAACGTAGATCAAGTTTTAATTATCATCACATAAGATCAAGAGAAGCAACTCAAGAGTTGTATTAAGGCAAATGCTCACTAATCTAGATGTAGTTGCTACTTGTGCAACTAGAGTGGCTTCTTAGCATGCGTCACTTGTCAcacaagggtttttggaaaaaagTTTTTGAAAGTTGGTATTTTTGGGTATAGGATTTTCTTGGTTGTTATAGCGGGCGAGCGATGGCGACTCCGCTAGGCCTTGGCTAGCGGCCAGGGTGGAAGCGCGCTGCAGTGCAGATGGCGGCACACTTGCTCTTCTACGCGTGAAAGGAAAGGGGCGTGGGCCTAGGCGAACAGGCTAGACCAGCCGGCAACGGCACCACGCGGCTGCACGCACGGCCAAGGGACAGGACGGGGACTAGGAGACTCGACTGGCCAGTCGGCAAAGGCGCGGCGGGACTAAGCGCCAACGACACCAGGCAGCGGCTGCAGCTCACGGCAGAGGCAAGTGGCGGTAGTGGACCCGTTCGCCCAGGTCGTGCTTAGATCCGATACGCCAGGCAAGGGCAGCGATGGTGCCTTGTCCGCCTAGTGGTGATGTTTGAAATTCCTAGACCGACCACGTTTGACTCTGTGCTCCCAGCAGCGGGCCCACACCCTAGGCTAGCCGTGGTGCGTCCGCAAGAGCTAGGGTGGTGGAGGTGCCCGCTCGCCCAGACAGCCGGCCAGTGGCGTTTTCCCCCCTCCCCGACCGACGCCTGATGATGCCCTACGAGCAGAGACACGGCGGATCCGGCACCGGCCACTACGGCCACGATAGCATCATGCGCGGTGGCAGCGACGGAGCGACTCCCGCGAGGACAgcgttgaggatgacgatgagaaggcGACGGCGGTGTGGTCCGACAAAAATCAGTGAACagccggaggttgaagatgagggCAAAGAATACATTCCCCCCATCTCCTCTCTCCATAATATGTTATGTTGTTTATGTGAAGGACTAGGAGGCACTCTTGAAACTTTAATGTATGTAGAATTACTCTCTAAAAAGAAACTTTAATGTAGAATTGAGGATGGCAGCCAAAGTTGGCACACCTAGATAATCACGAGTGGCTAGCTTTGGCGACCGCCGTACCTAAAGTATGTAGAAAATACTAAATTTatgtagtgtatatatatatgatatacgTCAAAAATACATGCTGATCTGTTGTATCCGGTGGCCGAGCTGGTGATGGACCTATATAGCGATTAGCAAACCGAACAGAAAGAAGCTAATCTCCTCTAAAAAAATAGAAAGAAGCTAGCTAGCTAATCTGTCCGGCAACCACTAGAATGATGTGTTCGGCTGGGACAGTAAAGCCAATGCAAAAGCGATCGACCACGGCTGTCGCCAACTCGCCGTGCATTGGGGAGTACGTTGCGTTTGGGCATGTTTCAAGGAACATAGTGGGTGATCAATGGACGAATAGTAACAGGATATGCTATATTAAGCGGGATTTGCTTGTATGTGTTGGAGaggaaaaaatttaaaatttcaacCCATAATATGTTATGTTGTTTATGTGAAGGACTATGAGGCACTCGTGAAACTTCAATGTGTAGAATTACTCTCTAAAAAAGGAAACTTTAATGTAGAATTGAGGATGGCAGCCAAAGTTAGCTCACCAAGATAATCATGGGCGGAGCCGGCTATCTGGCTAGCTTTCACTACGAGATAcagtagatttgccgagtgccagggcactcggcaaagatccaaatacactcggcaaaagctttgccgagtgttacactcggcaaagaacacacgacgtacaatttaacggcaaagagctctttgctgagtgtcaatcatcgggcactcgggaaagacttttgccgagtgtcaataaactCTCGTCAAAAATGAACTCTCGGCAAAAAAAGGTTAATGGGATGGCACGGTGACGgcgcttttgccgagtgcacgacggaaacacactcggcaaagtttctaaacattgccgagtgtcaatcccaaaacactcggcaaagtttctaaagtttgccgagtgccaactccaaaacactcggcaatgtttctaaactttgccgagtgccaacgtcaaaacactcggcaaacaagcgccCAACGGccagattttatggtcactttgccgagggTCAAgaagaatacactcggcaaatccaaaacactcggcaaagaaggttcccagaataacagaaattggcctcttcgccgagtgttttggcttgacactcggcaacgtatctctttgccgagtgttacactcggcaaagtgaccaaacCCCCCCCTTTTTTACTAATCTGTCATGCATAATggacccctctcaattcacaatagaccatcacaattcacaataaaccatcatcacatgcataattatatgtcacagacataataaaccatcatcacaattcacaataaaccatcatcacacttcacaataaaccatcatcacatgcataataaaatatcatcacaagtcacaactaagtcacaataagccacaaatgcaaatgcaatcactgcggAGGCCCTTGGAACAACTGCGACAAATCCGAGTCTTGAGGCTCATTATTTAacgccgccgattgattctgcacaaaagagaagagattgcatgtgtgagataaGATTGATATTTATATGTGATGCACTTAATATCTAAGGTTCCTTGACACATAGAGATTGCACTTAATTCTGCACAAAATAGAGAACTATGGAGCCCAAGCTAATCTTAAGAGTTTAGTTGCAATATTGCAAATGCACATGCCCAATATCATCCAGCCGACTCGTGGACCAAAACCTATCTAAACAAAGCATCAAGACTACCCACGACTCTACATCTCTACCTAGTCACAAAAACGTGCAAAGTATTCaatctaaagttctctaagttATTTTGTGctaacatctaaagttctctaacTCGGCTAGCACCTGCCAGatatgctcagggacatagcctcaaaccatcaccggaagtaggcactcaagccatatgtggtaatcatgactcttgagcccgttgattcgcatagtagctaagttcactctcctcttcagattcgctgcatacccatcagggaacattaacatttggaaccattctagtacctccctcctttgggccctcgtcaagacaaaatcggccttaggctttctccacgaCTTGCCAGCTCTGGGAGGCGCCATGTCCAGCTTTGGTCTATGgcataacctcgcttgatccactctagccttaacgttatcctttgtcttatcaggaatgtccatgattgtaccaaaaattgcctcggcgatattcttttcagtgtgcattacatcaatgttatgtggaagaagaagatcatcaaaataggggaggttgcATAAGCACGACTTCTGTGTCCAAGCATGTTGctcgccatatcccacaaaacaaccttcttgtttattgaccCCGAGAGCGTCTAACTGAGCACGAACCGTAGCTCCTATCATCATCTGCGGTGCAGGGTCTTTAACTACGacatctttcgtaaagttcttgatgtctagtctgaatggatggtcaagagggaggaattgtcgatgtttgccgaacaaagaatacttgccaccctttgtcaaccaaatgaacttcagagaagccttgcatactgggcatgggaacctcccgtgaacacactagcagcagaaaatcccatatgctggcaagtcatgcagggagtactggtaccaaacatgcattttgaagtttgtctttgtagctcggtcgtatgtccataccccttcctcccaagcacggaccgaatcatcaatcagaggctccatgtacacactcatattattccccgggtgttctggaattatcaacgacaagaatatgttctgtcatTGAAAGAGGATGccagggggagattgagggggataacaaattTAGGCTAACAGGTGTACGGGGCAGccaccattccataaggattgaacccatctgttgctagcgcaacacgtacattatgagcctctagagctttctcacgatgaatcacatcaaaccttgtccaggcttcaccatcggatgggtgtaccatcttctcatGATTGTATCGACGTctgtttttgtgccatgtcatctatttcttGGATTCCTTAGTCatgtaaagccgttggatcctcaatatgaatggaaggtaccgtaggatcttcacagggattgcgagctgcctcttctgaccatgaCCAGAGtttacctccaggaacctagacgattcgcacttcacacagtacttttcttccgcatactctttcctaaataagatgcatcccttcggacaagcatgtatctgctcgtatagcatcttaagtgcatgaaggagtttaTGTgtctcatacatgctctttggcaagatATGACCATCAGGAAGTTGGTTGCCAACAACTATGAGCATAACAttgaaggcgtctcgactcaagctaaactgggacttcacggccattaggcgtgcaatggcatccagttgagaaaccttggaattcccgtgaaggggttgttgtgccgcagacaacatgtcgtaatacgcctttacggtagcctctggctcctcctccctacgtccttcatcgaagtgtgcttcatgatagtcatttaacatgtctcctaccctggcatccccatcatattcctcgatgcgttgtctcacgacctcgtctctcccatgaatggcttcaccatggtagatccacctggtatagtctaccgtaaatccattcttacaaagatgtttacccatgaccaccttgGTTTGCCGACgcatgtttgcacatttgctgcagggataccaagtgacactagctcctttaacccttgcaaatgcacgttccaagaaagcatctgtcttgtcaatccattcatcggtcaACAAAGTCTGACTAGA
This sequence is a window from Miscanthus floridulus cultivar M001 chromosome 10, ASM1932011v1, whole genome shotgun sequence. Protein-coding genes within it:
- the LOC136485118 gene encoding silicon efflux transporter LSI2-like; this encodes MLAGMAVNMVMLLCMYWKDLDGSSSPIDVDGKRMEAVEEGAGAHAGVERSPKLQLGSTNGGSGYMSPLMTENISTKHPWFMQCTEERRKLFLKSFAYIVTVGMVIAYMVGLNMSWTAITTAIALVVVDFRDSEPCLNTVSYSLLVFFSGMFITVSGFNKTGLPVAMAPYSKVNSVGGISVLSIIILLLSNLASNVPTVLLMGGEVTSAAALISPAAVVRSWLLLAWVSTVAGNLSLLGSAANLIVCEQARRATRNAYDLTFWQHIVFGVPSTLIVTAIGIPLIGKINI